In the genome of Paenibacillus sp. FSL R5-0766, one region contains:
- a CDS encoding YigZ family protein has product MIERYRTVRGPGNLEIVIKKSRFIGHIMPVTTEEEAVAFIDEIKKKHWNATHNCSAYMIGERDEIQKQSDDGEPSGTAGKPILEVIKNQKLKNVAIVVTRYFGGIMLGAGGLIRAYTDGAVAAIEAGEAITNVLHREVFVELDYTWLGKVENELRSREVRTGETGFTDKVTLTCLPPDSETEAFIAWITDLTQGQSRITEGQRLYFIEGE; this is encoded by the coding sequence ATGATTGAACGTTATCGTACGGTTCGAGGACCGGGCAATCTGGAAATTGTAATCAAGAAGTCGCGATTTATCGGTCATATTATGCCGGTCACGACAGAGGAAGAAGCTGTTGCCTTCATCGATGAGATCAAGAAAAAACATTGGAATGCCACTCATAACTGCTCTGCATACATGATTGGGGAGCGGGACGAGATCCAGAAGCAATCCGATGACGGTGAACCCAGTGGAACAGCAGGGAAACCCATTCTTGAAGTGATCAAAAATCAGAAATTAAAAAATGTGGCAATTGTGGTTACGCGATACTTCGGGGGAATTATGCTTGGAGCTGGCGGGTTAATTCGTGCTTATACGGATGGAGCTGTAGCAGCCATTGAAGCCGGAGAAGCCATTACCAACGTGCTGCATCGTGAAGTGTTTGTTGAACTGGATTATACGTGGCTGGGTAAAGTGGAAAATGAGTTAAGAAGCCGGGAAGTCCGTACAGGTGAAACTGGATTCACCGATAAGGTTACGTTGACTTGTCTTCCGCCGGATAGTGAAACCGAGGCTTTTATAGCCTGGATCACGGATTTGACGCAAGGGCAATCCCGGATCACGGAGGGACAGCGGCTTTATTTTATTGAAGGGGA